A stretch of Kazachstania africana CBS 2517 chromosome 7, complete genome DNA encodes these proteins:
- the GRR1 gene encoding SCF ubiquitin ligase complex subunit GRR1 (similar to Saccharomyces cerevisiae GRR1 (YJR090C); ancestral locus Anc_7.461): MNPNNFNNRFPFNNLVSSDPGQQQATQNLQHGQFSTSELIPDRSLTDLRSTSNPNGAAIQNQLRSSGNHMAFLRDPNSFTTDNNNDNNNNNVAHSLQNSSNNINNNFINLSQLNYFSDDSFSNLDPSDLETINLFQIVLQEKVENFLNEIENRRHAILDEIELDNMKLRQMELAENATAMNFLNKLQCIRLRAIEVETMELQKLRIKIMNIVEEYKRAMVHYSKAKAEGKNVENPTDKFYNWVDTLVLNDASHLTDGLQEVSNYSRQLVQTLQSEMFKPNASSNTSSLVFPLHRLPSEILHLVLDKLNSKSDTVNLLTVCKLWALIIVKILYYRPHINKKQQLDLFLRTMKLHSNRTVFNYRLMIKRLNFSFVGDYIHDDELHYFIGCNNLERLTLVFCKHITSGPVSEILKGCKFLQSVDITGIKEVKDNVFNTLADGCPRVQGFYVPVAKAVSFQALNNFVLHAPMLKRVKITSSNTMNDELLNILSDKCPMLVEVDITDCPNVHDDSLLKMFSKLTQLREFRITHNMNITDKLFVELSKSLNMLPSLRLIDLSNCENFTDKTVEKIVDLAPKLRNIFLGKCSRITDNSLFHLARLGKNLQTVHFGHCFNITDQGVRVLVQSCPRIQYVDFACCTNLTNRTLYELSDLSKLKRIGLVKCSQMTDEGLLNMISLRGRNDSLERVHLSYCSNLTIYPIYELLMACPRLSHLSLTAVPSFLRPDITQFCRPAPSDFSDNQRQIFCVFSGKGVHKLRHYLMSLTTPTNGPQTDINEVLSKYIVSHNLLQSNEGLETGISRITGELNQDSAAILAAAGLSHIPGLTADMTFQNINFERLDEVFSWYDNTYKGELSINKDELNNLMSLVDKKFIEDPFNSEYDDIDPEIAAGANRDLNSDMCHIVRRFHELDEHIDDFEVNVASLARVQYQFTGFLLHEMAQTFIQMVELNRLINLVQDRVYEAKIERDLKGLYIWRILFADKFTELLHKFKISTVVLRLYLKDSIMLLTRQREIALANERNVWNNTETNNNNINLNMNLMGAIDESNNDNATANNFTRLNDPTREGVGFWQQLGERVPLTADQMRIIQFGIRNPQNDQNDQNLGQDVVSDVQMEDRSETPDEEEEA, translated from the coding sequence ATGAATCCAAATAACTTCAATAATAGATTTCCTTTTAATAATCTAGTGTCATCCGATCCTGGTCAGCAGCAGGCAACTCAAAATTTACAACACGGTCAGTTCAGTACCTCTGAGCTAATTCCTGATAGATCATTAACTGATCTCCGATCGACATCTAATCCAAATGGCGCAGCTATTCAAAACCAGCTACGAAGTAGTGGAAATCATATGGCCTTTTTGAGGGATCCTAATAGTTTTACAactgataataataatgataataataataataatgttgCCCACTCATTGCAAAACagtagtaataatattaacAATAACTTTATTAATCTCTCAcaattaaattatttcaGTGACGATTCTTTCTCAAACTTGGATCCTTCAGACCTGGAGACAAtcaatttgtttcaaattgtaTTGCAAGAGAAAGTAGAAAACTTTCTTAATGAAATAGAGAATAGAAGACATGCAAtattagatgaaattgaactGGATAATATGAAATTAAGGCAAATGGAACTTGCTGAGAACGCAACTGccatgaattttttgaataaactACAATGTATAAGACTGAGGGCCATTGAAGTGGAAACAATGGAGTTACAAAAACTAAGAATTAAAATCATGAACATAGtagaagaatataaaagAGCCATGGTACATTACTCGAAGGCAAAAGCTGAAGGCAAAAATGTAGAGAATCCAACTGATAAATTTTACAACTGGGTGGATACTTTGGTTTTAAACGATGCATCTCATCTAACAGATGGTTTACAGGAGGTATCAAATTACTCAAGACAACTGGTTCAAACTTTGCAATCAGAAATGTTCAAGCCAAATGCGAGCTCAAATACTTCGAGTTTAGTTTTCCCCTTACACCGTTTACCTTCAGAAATATTACACTTGGTTCTCGATAAACTCAACTCAAAATCAGATACAGTTAACCTATTAACAGTCTGTAAACTGTGGGCCTTGATTAttgtaaaaattctttattataGACCTCATATTAACAAAAAGCAACaattagatttatttttaagaACGATGAAATTACACTCTAACAGAACGGTTTTTAATTACCGTTTAATGattaaaagattaaatttctcttttgttGGCGATTATATTCATGATGACGAGCTTCACTATTTCATTGGTTGTAACAATCTAGAAAGATTGACGTTGGTATTTTGCAAGCATATTACAAGTGGTCCTGTTTCcgaaattttgaaaggtTGCAAATTTCTGCAAAGTGTCGACATAACTGGCATCAAAGAAGTTAAAGATAATGTATTTAACACGTTAGCTGACGGTTGTCCAAGAGTTCAGGGATTCTACGTCCCCGTAGCTAAGGCTGTTAGCTTCCAAGCTTTGAATAATTTCGTTTTACATGCTCCCATGTTGAAAAGAGTAAAAATCACCTCAAGTAATACGATGAATGATGAATTGCTCAATATTTTATCGGATAAATGTCCAATGCTGGTTGAAGTCGACATTACTGACTGTCCAAATGTTCATGATGATAGTCTGTTGAAGATGTTCTCAAAATTGACTCAATTGAGGGAGTTCAGGATTACGCATAATATGAACATAACAGACAAATTATTTGTGGAACTTTCTAAAAGTCTAAACATGCTGCCTTCTTTAAGATTGATAGATTTATCGAATTGTGAAAATTTCACTGACAAGACTgtagaaaaaattgttgatcTAGCACCCAAGCTAAGAAACATATTTTTGGGAAAATGTAGTAGGATTACAGATAATTCACTATTTCATCTAGCTAGACTAGGGAAAAATCTACAAACAGTTCATTTCGGTCACTGTTTCAATATAACAGATCAAGGAGTCAGAGTGCTTGTTCAATCATGCCCAAGAATACAGTACGTAGATTTCGCATGTTGTACGAACTTGACTAATAGAACCTTATACGAGCTTTCAGATTTGagtaaattgaaaagaattggTTTAGTCAAGTGCTCACAAATGACCGATGAAGGCTTACTGAACATGATTTCCTTGCGTGGAAGGAATGATAGCTTAGAGAGAGTCCACTTGTCATATTGTTCAAATCTAACCATTTATCCTATCTACGAACTGTTAATGGCATGTCCAAGACTTTCTCATTTGTCACTAACTGCAGTCCCATCATTTTTGAGGCCTGATATTACTCAGTTTTGCAGGCCTGCTCCTAGTGATTTTAGTGACAATCAAcgtcaaatattttgtgtCTTTTCCGGAAAAGGCGTACATAAACTGCGTCATTATCTTATGAGTCTAACTACACCAACAAATGGTCCTCAAACTGATATCAATGAGGTTCTATCCAAGTACATTGTTTCACATAACTTACTTCAATCAAATGAAGGCTTGGAAACGGGAATATCGAGAATTACAGGTGAGTTAAATCAAGATTCTGCAGCAATATTGGCGGCCGCTGGACTGTCGCATATTCCTGGACTGACAGCTGACATGACCttccaaaatatcaatttcgaGCGATTGGATGAGGTGTTTAGCTGGTATGATAATACATATAAGGGAGAGCTCAGCATTAATAAGGACGAGCTAAACAATTTGATGTCTCTTGTCGATAAAAAGTTCATTGAAGATCCATTTAATAGTGAATACGATGATATTGACCCCGAAATTGCAGCTGGAGCAAACAGAGATCTGAATAGTGATATGTGCCACATTGTCAGAAGATTTCACGAGCTGGATGAGCATATTGATGACTTTGAAGTCAATGTCGCAAGTTTGGCTCGAGTGCAATATCAATTTACAGGCTTTTTGCTCCATGAAATGGCCCAAacttttattcaaatggtGGAATTGAATAGATTAATCAACCTTGTACAAGATAGAGTTTACGAGGCGAAAATCGAGAGGGATCTAAAAGGATTATACATATGGAGAATATTGTTTGCAGATAAATTCACCGAATTGTTacataaattcaaaatttcgaCTGTTGTACTAAGGCTATATTTAAAAGATAGTATTATGCTCTTAACAAGACAAAGAGAAATTGCCCTTGCAAATGAGAGAAATGTGTGGAATAATACAGAAaccaacaataataatattaactTGAATATGAACCTAATGGGTGCTATTGATGAGTCCAATAACGACAACGCCACAGCCAACAATTTCACCCGCTTGAATGATCCAACGAGGGAGGGTGTTGGATTCTGGCAACAACTAGGTGAAAGAGTGCCGTTAACTGCTGACCAGATGAGAATAATCCAATTTGGAATACGAAACCCTCAAAACGACCAAAACGACCAAAATCTGGGGCAAGATGTTGTTAGTGATGTACAAATGGAAGATCGTTCAGAAACTCctgatgaagaggaagaagcTTAA
- the BIR1 gene encoding survivin (similar to Saccharomyces cerevisiae BIR1 (YJR089W); ancestral locus Anc_7.460), with product MEKYYNEERRLETFQVSKTIKSKKFKWRYTVISPNWLSQIGFIFDPITVDNKVQKDAIRCVFCKRHTYNLQSCRSRRKDPLETISNVMIKHIYNKDNKICQLVYLKWKILNDKRFNPGVSNWGSDSVFKWPFSKEIFNVFQFTFNENWNPKNDLWSVDNVVRAGLIQYDPSFSSFDSLVIDDLKGKTCYCVYCRSVLEPWCTEDSPMVAHFKKCNNGVCYFFETIRKNFEGYNDQDAIEKFHFDYEENNDIHQDSTRESVIHNTEIFSSQVFIEDDNKSSTADSSSKNRVFLFDNETGERSMDQLDKQGNINNIKAPSPTIVENSELSSGENGKNDEITNNEKSQSPVRKKRRLIRASPKRTISENSLSESNDTRSFDLSTSEKQLVVNFRTHVNKKKELARTNRILDDSIDDFSFSNQGHSSFNIPMQTTSVVQSKEQTESVQADTPALLHVKPNLEFSPSPVSKGKSSPEFVTAVSGIMVKESPTRSRSFKDDDFMSSIPHLSHSRKDSEEPTISAFANTVVTNVANEEHVEHSNDTQMVRERSIVGTAMRNKNFVVDTSIGKILEHREVHSSKQDMTPIRHKPNEKMYELNNLDGPERNTFESTPIQQNNQRKVEGNVTLRAKFELIPKDVELNANLSNSSSSSSVISSAVSTPIASPIQRSIPPSSKQSDRQVLRHRXXFANSRNLSPTKEDNSIKLAVTEDKEVPEIKKSFETVQGWEPITINNFLDVDSDKNIVKIYLHNLLQYINRNDSSLNNDKDGDLTFFINKMPGGEMNSTFASWLDEKIHTIHDEFLRDSSKKLEMLQNQLHLAKSIINSLDENSDENDEILLDLAKRFGIT from the coding sequence ATGGAGAAGTATTACAACGAGGAAAGGAGACTTGAGACTTTCCAAGTCTCAAAAACCATAAAGAGTAAGAAATTTAAGTGGAGGTATACAGTGATATCGCCAAATTGGTTATCACAAATTGGCTTCATATTTGATCCAATTACCGTCGATAATAAAGTCCAGAAGGATGCCATTAGATGTGTATTTTGTAAACGTCATACTTATAATCTGCAGTCTTGCAGATCAAGACGGAAGGATCCATTAGAGACCATATCAAATGTCATGATTAAGCACATCTATAACAAGGATAATAAGATATGTCAATTGGTTTACTTAAAatggaagatattgaatgaCAAAAGGTTCAATCCCGGTGTGTCGAACTGGGGCAGCGATTCCGTATTCAAGTGGCCGTTTTCTAAAGAGATATTCAATGTTTTCCAATttactttcaatgaaaacTGGAATCCGAAAAATGATCTTTGGTCAGTCGATAATGTGGTCAGAGCTGGTTTAATACAGTACGATCCGTCATTTAGTTCCTTTGATAGCCTGGttattgatgatttgaagGGCAAGACGTGCTATTGCGTGTACTGTAGATCAGTATTAGAACCTTGGTGCACAGAAGACTCTCCAATGGTGGctcatttcaaaaaatgtaATAATGGCgtttgttatttttttgaaacaattaGAAAGAACTTTGAAGGTTATAACGATCAAGATgcaattgaaaagttccACTTTGActatgaagaaaataatgatatccATCAAGATAGTACGAGAGAATCAGTCATTCATAATACTGAAATCTTCTCAAGTCAGGTCTTTATTGAAGACGATAATAAGTCATCTACTGCTGATAGCAGTAGCAAGAATAGGgtatttctttttgataatgaaacgGGTGAACGTTCCATGGATCAGCTAGATAAACAAGGCAATATAAACAATATAAAAGCCCCGTCACCAACTATAGTGGAAAACTCAGAACTATCTTCCGGAGAGAACggtaaaaatgatgaaattaccaataatgaaaaatcacAGTCGCCGGTcagaaagaagagaagGCTGATCCGAGCATCTCCAAAACGAACAATTTCGGAAAATAGCCTTTCTGAATCAAATGATACTAGATCTTTCGATCTATCGACCAGCGAGAAACAATTGGTTGTTAATTTCCGAACCCatgtaaataaaaagaaagaactGGCAAGAACAAATAGAATTTTGGACGACAGCATAGATGATTTTAGCTTTAGTAATCAAGGCCATAGTAGCTTTAATATACCAATGCAAACCACTTCAGTTGTTCAATCAAAAGAGCAAACGGAGTCAGTACAGGCAGATACACCGGCGTTATTGCATGTGAAGCCTAACTTAGAATTCTCTCCATCTCCAGTCTCAAAAGGTAAGTCCTCGCCCGAGTTTGTAACAGCTGTCTCTGGCATCATGGTAAAAGAGTCACCTACTCGTTCGAGAAGttttaaagatgatgattttatGAGTAGTATCCCTCACCTAAGTCATTCGAGAAAAGACTCTGAAGAACCAACAATTTCTGCTTTTGCTAATACGGTAGTGACTAACGTTGCCAATGAGGAACATGTAGAACATTCAAACGATACACAGATGGTCAGAGAAAGGTCAATTGTTGGTACGGCGATGAGAAATAAGAATTTTGTGGTAGACACTTCTATCGGCAAGATATTAGAACATCGAGAGGTCCATTCTAGTAAGCAGGATATGACACCTATCAGACATAAACCTAACGAAAAAATGTATgaattgaacaatttgGATGGTCCTGAGAGGAACACTTTCGAAAGCACGCCGATACAACAAAATAATCAACGTAAAGTGGAAGGAAATGTGACCCTTCGAgctaaatttgaattgatACCAAAGGATGTGGAACTAAACGCAAACCTTTCAAATTCCTCATCATCCTCAAGTGTCATATCTTCTGCTGTATCAACTCCTATAGCAAGCCCAATACAAAGAAGTATTCCGCCGTCCTCGAAACAGTCTGATCGGCAAGTACTTAGGCATCGGAANNATTTTGCAAACTCTCGTAATCTTTCTCCCACTAAGGAAGACAATTCCATCAAACTGGCCGTCACAGAGGATAAAGAAGTAccagaaattaaaaaatcttTCGAAACTGTGCAAGGATGGGAACCTATTACTATCAATAACTTTCTCGATGTTGATAGTGACAAGAATATTGTTAAGATATATTTGCATAATCTACTGCAGTATATCAACAGGAATGACTCCTCACTGAACAATGATAAGGATGGTGATTTGactttttttatcaataaaatgCCAGGTGGGGAGATGAATTCAACTTTTGCTAGCTGGCTTGATGAGAAAATTCACACGATTCatgatgaatttttgagaGACTCCTCtaaaaaacttgaaatgCTACAAAACCAGCTTCATTTAGCCAAGAGTATTATCAATTCTCTGGATGAAAAttctgatgaaaatgatgagaTACTTCTGGATTTGGCAAAGAGATTTGGGATTACATGA
- the KAFR0G00990 gene encoding uncharacterized protein (similar to Saccharomyces cerevisiae ERV2 (YPR037C); ancestral locus Anc_7.456) has translation MLMIRNRKRLYSLILALAGVGLLYFVVKDVKLALMSKTVIRSKSTDDSTVAQLGESLKEKVKETIEDKLKLDYSIMPSMPDQQAKKELGNASWKYFHTLLARFPDTPTQEERDKLERFVRLYAELYPCGECSYHFVKLIDKHPVQTSSRTTAAMWGCHIHNLVNEFLKKDIYDCATILEDYDCGCSGE, from the coding sequence ATGTTGATGATCAGGAATAGAAAGAGGCTCTACAGCTTGATACTGGCGTTGGCTGGTGTTGGCTTGCTTTATTTTGTGGTGAAGGATGTTAAGCTAGCGTTGATGTCGAAGACTGTGATAAGAAGCAAATCAACTGATGACAGTACAGTGGCACAGTTGGGAGAATCCTTGAAGGAGAAAGTTAAGGAGACCATCgaagataaattgaaattagacTATTCGATTATGCCATCGATGCCCGATCAACAGGCTAAGAAAGAATTAGGTAATGCGTCGTGGAAGTATTTTCATACGTTGTTAGCTAGATTTCCCGACACTCCTACCCAGGAAGAACGTGATAAACTGGAGAGATTTGTTAGATTATATGCAGAACTGTATCCCTGTGGAGAATGTTCGTATCATTTTGTCAAGTTGATCGATAAACATCCCGTACAAACCTCCAGTAGAACCACAGCAGCAATGTGGGGTTGTCATATACATAACCTGGTCAATGAgttcttgaaaaaagatatctATGATTGTGCTACTATCCTAGAGGATTACGACTGTGGATGTAGCGGTGAATGA
- the STE18 gene encoding Ste18p (similar to Saccharomyces cerevisiae STE18 (YJR086W); ancestral locus Anc_7.455): MSESAQQLQQQQQLSLKIKCLKLKRINELNNKLRNELSRERITASNACLTLVDYASTEKDFVLPDIWGYPKPGSNQFRDHLQRTLKNSANNNMGNGNSNGCCIVM, encoded by the coding sequence ATGTCAGAATCGGCGCAACAACtgcaacaacaacaacagctGTCGCTGAAGATTAAGtgtttgaaattgaaaagaatcaaTGAActcaataataaattaagaAATGAGCTCTCTCGGGAAAGAATAACTGCATCCAATGCTTGCCTTACTTTGGTCGACTATGCATCCACTGAAAAGGATTTTGTGCTCCCGGATATTTGGGGTTATCCAAAGCCAGGTTCCAATCAATTCAGAGATCACTTACAAAGAACGTTGAAGAATTCAGCAAATAATAACATGGGTAATGGCAACTCGAATGGTTGCTGCATCGTCATgtaa
- the TMH11 gene encoding Tmh11p (similar to Saccharomyces cerevisiae YJR085C; ancestral locus Anc_7.454): MHSVSYAMSAILAVGGLVGFQRKKSVPSLLSGIVMGALYGVSGYLISNHVDGGLYLALGTSTVLFITGVARSVPSGFKKPIPLILTLLGTTAGFYYGAKINEVLD; this comes from the coding sequence ATGCACTCGGTAAGTTATGCTATGTCAGCGATCTTGGCTGTTGGAGGCTTGGTTGGATTCCAACGTAAAAAATCAGTGCCCTCTTTACTTTCTGGAATTGTTATGGGTGCACTTTATGGAGTATCAGgttatttgatttcaaatcatgTAGACGGGGGTCTGTATTTGGCATTAGGTACATCTACTGTTCTTTTTATCACTGGGGTTGCTAGAAGTGTACCATCTGGTTTCAAGAAACCTATACCACTGATTTTGACTTTGCTTGGTACCACCGCTGGATTCTATTACGGAGCAAAGATTAATGAAGTACTTGactga
- the KAFR0G01020 gene encoding uncharacterized protein (similar to Saccharomyces cerevisiae CSN12 (YJR084W); ancestral locus Anc_7.452): protein MNFVEVGQYFKHRYYDENLIKFLSCKYCNLEETIFTLDHASENEKLKELFKVTMEIKKDMNAFELKKKKKLNARVAHYKKTYSSIELQLKLMNRIAERETNWIVYPLLHVASGLLKVTLELSKRLRTPEFNESCGRSIHRCFTICLNDRNPKLNENKKIGIYVFANLEFKIYHELNNMDMVRNLIKVLKSRDSGNEIPSLRESLAIKYNSNIVTFNYFMGKYYTCVENDFTQGYKYLMDALLECTVRDKKQINKILVLLIPCAIISRKVYPNFETVERFQKDDVIPKLYKPIVECLLNGNLDKFEKVINNETVEIFILKNGLYVAINLIRELVFLKLIKTAVMQIENKAVVSLRYIATAYKKSLHLQNTDEESLLNELECLLANLISKKLVKGYLSHSNRCIVLSKAEPFPKQVLA from the coding sequence ATGAATTTTGTGGAGGTGGGTCAATATTTTAAGCACAGGTACTACGATGAGAACTTAATCAAGTTTCTCAGTTGCAAGTATTGCAATCTCGAAGAGACTATTTTCACTTTAGACCATGCcagtgaaaatgaaaagttaAAGGAGTTGTTCAAGGTCACTATGGAGATTAAGAAGGATATGAATGCGTTcgaattaaagaaaaagaagaaattgaacgCTAGAGTGGCACATTACAAGAAAACTTACTCTTCTATTGAacttcaattgaaattaatgaataGAATCGCTGAAAGGGAAACAAATTGGATAGTATATCCCTTGCTTCATGTGGCTTCAGGCCTGCTAAAAGTCACATTGGAGTTGAGTAAACGGTTACGAACACCCGAATTCAATGAGTCCTGTGGGAGATCCATCCATAGATGTTTTACGATCTGCTTAAATGATAGAaatccaaaattaaatgaaaacaaaaaaattggaatctATGTTTTTGCTAATTtagaattcaaaatatatcatgaattgaataatatgGATATGGTGAGAAATCTAATCAAGGTGCTGAAATCTAGAGATAGTGGTAACGAAATACCTTCATTGCGTGAATCGTTGGCCATTAAATATAACTCGAATATCGTCACATTCAACTATTTCATGGGCAAATATTACACCTGTGTGGAGAACGATTTCACTCAAGGTTACAAATATCTAATGGATGCCCTACTGGAATGTACGGTCAGGGAcaagaaacaaattaaTAAGATTTTAGTACTTTTGATACCATGTGCAATTATCTCTAGAAAAGTATATCCTAACTTTGAGACCGTTGAAAGGTTTCAAAAAGACGATGTGATCCCAAAATTGTATAAACCAATTGTGGAATGTCTCTTGAATGGGAATCTtgacaaatttgaaaaagttataAACAATGAAACGGTAGAGATTTTCATTCTAAAAAATGGTCTTTATGTGGCAATAAATCTGATAAGAGAATTGGTATTCTTGAAACTCATTAAAACAGCAGTTAtgcaaattgaaaataaagcCGTGGTTTCTTTACGGTACATTGCAACAGCATATAAGAAAAGTCTACATTTGCAAAATACAGATGAAGAGTCGTTGCttaatgaattagaatGTCTCTTAGCAAATCTAATAAGTAAAAAGCTTGTCAAGGGTTATCTCTCACACAGTAACAGATGCATAGTTCTAAGTAAAGCAGAACCTTTCCCAAAGCAGGTGCTAGCATAG
- the ACF4 gene encoding Acf4p (similar to Saccharomyces cerevisiae ACF4 (YJR083C); ancestral locus Anc_7.451) produces the protein MVEQRVTSTPLQLHELNIVNKSQNNVEEVHRTPTKPKNLPSTPTVVKSPQRTIPAREADDDELIYQLAAKRREIIDLETKLGSLKKEVQVLENQFKVKHGNEDTTSNFKSKLRFNTKNSFFKNIVDKFNEFNVNEDEFDSNVRTKNDDDFYLKEGYDFNDEEIDRNNAAEETGQLRKLNAKDIDLLRR, from the coding sequence ATGGTTGAGCAGCGTGTTACGAGCACTCCGTTGCAATTGCATGAGCTGAACATAGTGAACAAGTCGCAGAACAACGTGGAAGAAGTGCATCGCACGCCAACGAAGCCTAAGAACTTACCGAGTACCCCCACTGTAGTCAAGAGTCCTCAGAGAACGATACCTGCACGGGAGGCCGATGATGACGAGTTGATCTACCAACTGGCTGCTAAGAGAAGGGAAATCATCGATTTAGAAACGAAACTGGGGTCACTGAAGAAGGAAGTACAAGTGTTGgaaaatcaattcaaaGTGAAACATGGCAATGAGGATACAACTagcaatttcaaatctaaACTGAGATTCAACACCAAGAACTCCTTTTTCAAGAACATCGTAGACAAGTTCAACGAGTTTAACGTCAATGAAGACGAATTCGATTCGAACGTCAGAACTAAAAACGACGATGACTTCTATTTGAAAGAGGGCTACGATTTTAACGACGAAGAAATAGACAGGAACAATGCTGCTGAAGAGACTGGACAATTGCGTAAGCTTAATGCCAAGGACATCGACCTGCTAAGGCGTTGA